The following proteins are co-located in the Nocardioides piscis genome:
- a CDS encoding ATP-binding protein, which produces MKGRPERSLVLTGLRGVGKTVLLNALRSAAVRRRWGTGKLEARPDQGLRRPLSSALHQAVRELGHTDADSVDHVLGVIKAFAHRDAGAGAKLKDQWSPGIDVPAVRGRADSGDIEIDLVELFSDLGGLAADVGKGIAVFIDEMQDLGPDDVSALCAACHEISQTGLPVIVVGAGLPHLPAVLSASKSYSERLFRYQRIDRLAREAADLALTAPAAEEGAEFEPAALAAMHAATGGYPYFIQAYGKAVWDRAPRSPITVDDVLVATPEAESELAVGFFGSRYERATPGERDYLRAMADVAAASDDPDVDAVPTADVASHLDKKPQSLSPARDALLKKGLIYSGERGRIAFTVPHFGRYLREHAG; this is translated from the coding sequence GTGAAGGGTCGCCCCGAACGCTCGCTGGTGCTGACCGGGCTGCGCGGCGTCGGGAAGACGGTGCTGCTCAACGCGCTCCGCTCAGCGGCCGTACGCCGACGCTGGGGCACCGGCAAGCTCGAGGCCCGCCCTGACCAGGGACTGCGCCGGCCGCTGAGCAGCGCCCTGCACCAGGCCGTCCGCGAGCTGGGGCACACCGACGCGGACAGCGTCGACCACGTGCTCGGGGTGATCAAGGCGTTCGCGCACCGCGACGCGGGGGCTGGAGCGAAGCTGAAGGACCAGTGGAGCCCGGGGATCGACGTCCCCGCCGTCCGCGGACGAGCCGACTCCGGCGACATCGAGATCGACCTGGTCGAGCTGTTCTCCGACCTCGGTGGGCTGGCTGCCGACGTGGGCAAGGGCATCGCCGTCTTCATCGACGAGATGCAGGACCTGGGGCCCGACGACGTCTCGGCCCTTTGCGCGGCCTGCCACGAGATCAGCCAGACCGGGCTGCCGGTCATCGTGGTCGGCGCGGGCCTGCCCCACCTGCCGGCCGTGCTGTCGGCGTCGAAGTCCTATTCCGAACGGCTCTTCCGCTACCAGCGCATCGACCGGCTGGCGCGGGAGGCCGCCGACCTGGCGCTGACGGCACCGGCGGCCGAGGAGGGCGCCGAGTTCGAGCCGGCGGCGCTCGCGGCGATGCATGCCGCCACCGGTGGCTATCCCTACTTCATCCAGGCCTACGGCAAGGCTGTCTGGGACCGCGCCCCGCGGTCGCCGATCACGGTCGACGACGTGCTGGTCGCGACGCCGGAGGCGGAGTCGGAGCTGGCGGTGGGGTTCTTCGGCTCGCGCTACGAGCGCGCGACGCCGGGGGAGCGGGACTACCTGCGGGCCATGGCCGACGTCGCGGCCGCGTCCGACGACCCGGACGTCGACGCCGTACCCACCGCCGACGTGGCGAGCCACCTCGACAAGAAGCCGCAGTCGCTGTCGCCCGCGCGCGACGCCCTGCTGAAGAAGGGGCTCATCTATTCGGGGGAGCGGGGGCGCATCGCCTTCACCGTCCCCCACTTCGGACGTTATCTGCGCGAGCACGCCGGCTGA
- a CDS encoding Fpg/Nei family DNA glycosylase → MPELPEVEALVQDLRSRLVDRAITRIDLAAFSALKTFDPPLHSLHGTLVEDVTRHGKFLDINASGIHLVMHLARAGWVRWRDEVPALPAKPNSKNPLAARIVIDDPDTDTQAGLDVTEAGTKKSLAIYVVRDPQDVEGIARLGPDPLADEFTIEALAEILASEGRKQIKGVLRHQGTIAGIGNAYSDEILHAARMSPYKPANGLDDAELETLYAAIRGTLGDAVERSRGLAASQLKGEKKTNLAVHGRTGEKCPVCGDVVREVSFADSSLQYCPTCQTDGKPLADRRMSRLLK, encoded by the coding sequence ATGCCCGAGCTGCCCGAGGTGGAAGCACTGGTCCAGGATCTGCGGAGCCGGCTCGTCGACCGCGCGATCACCCGGATCGACCTGGCGGCGTTCAGCGCGCTGAAGACCTTCGACCCGCCCCTGCACTCGCTGCACGGCACGCTCGTCGAGGACGTGACGCGCCATGGGAAGTTCCTCGACATCAACGCCTCGGGCATCCACCTCGTCATGCACCTCGCCCGCGCCGGGTGGGTGCGGTGGCGCGACGAGGTGCCGGCGCTCCCCGCGAAGCCCAACAGCAAGAACCCCCTCGCCGCCCGGATCGTGATCGACGACCCCGACACCGACACCCAAGCCGGTCTCGACGTCACCGAGGCGGGCACCAAGAAGAGCCTGGCGATCTATGTCGTCCGCGACCCCCAGGACGTCGAGGGGATCGCCCGGCTCGGCCCGGATCCGCTGGCCGACGAGTTCACGATCGAGGCCCTCGCCGAGATCCTCGCCAGCGAGGGCCGCAAGCAGATCAAGGGCGTGCTGCGACACCAGGGCACGATCGCCGGCATCGGCAACGCCTACTCCGACGAGATCCTGCACGCGGCGAGGATGTCGCCGTACAAGCCGGCAAACGGCCTCGACGACGCTGAGCTCGAGACGTTGTATGCCGCGATCCGCGGCACCCTCGGCGATGCCGTGGAGCGCTCGCGCGGGTTGGCGGCCAGCCAGCTCAAGGGCGAGAAGAAGACCAACCTCGCCGTCCACGGCCGCACCGGGGAGAAGTGCCCGGTGTGCGGCGACGTGGTGCGCGAGGTGTCCTTCGCCGACTCGAGCCTGCAGTACTGCCCGACCTGTCAGACCGACGGCAAGCCGCTCGCGGACCGCAGGATGAGCCGACTGCTGAAGTGA
- the aat gene encoding leucyl/phenylalanyl-tRNA--protein transferase has protein sequence MSSAAAANVMVSGRAVIPIISVLSSWAVVGRGDHARSCRPRRLPCPSAVRPARPSPWVFPAPGDWDPDDDLVGIGADLAPGTLLNAYAQGLFPMPTGGTRDPMGWFSPVRRGVLPLDGLKVSRSLRRSARSFEIRVDTAFEAVIDACGDRRRPDGWITPEFRSAYLALHELGWVHSVEAWRDGRLAGGLYGVALGGLFAGESMFHHETDASKVALLGLVELLSDAYADRRVLDVQWATPHLTSLGVIEMPRSAYLASLRDALGVPLPAAFAGMS, from the coding sequence GTGAGCAGCGCGGCCGCGGCCAACGTCATGGTCAGTGGGCGAGCAGTGATCCCGATCATCAGCGTCCTGTCGTCGTGGGCAGTCGTGGGACGAGGCGACCATGCGAGAAGTTGTCGTCCGCGACGGCTACCGTGCCCGAGTGCCGTCCGTCCCGCCCGACCCTCGCCGTGGGTCTTCCCGGCGCCAGGGGACTGGGATCCCGACGACGACCTGGTCGGGATCGGCGCCGACCTGGCTCCGGGCACGTTGCTCAATGCCTACGCGCAGGGGCTGTTCCCGATGCCGACGGGTGGCACCCGCGATCCCATGGGCTGGTTCTCGCCGGTGCGTCGGGGGGTCCTGCCCCTGGACGGTCTCAAGGTGTCGCGGTCGCTGCGACGGTCGGCCCGCAGCTTCGAGATCCGGGTCGACACCGCGTTCGAGGCGGTGATCGACGCCTGCGGCGACCGACGCCGCCCGGACGGCTGGATCACCCCCGAGTTCCGCTCCGCCTACCTCGCCCTCCATGAGCTGGGCTGGGTGCACTCCGTCGAGGCCTGGCGCGACGGACGGCTGGCGGGCGGCCTCTACGGCGTGGCCCTCGGCGGGCTCTTCGCCGGCGAGTCGATGTTCCACCACGAGACGGACGCCTCCAAGGTCGCGCTGCTCGGGCTCGTCGAGCTGCTGTCCGACGCGTACGCCGACCGGCGGGTCCTCGACGTCCAGTGGGCCACCCCCCACCTGACCTCGCTCGGCGTGATCGAGATGCCCCGCTCGGCATACCTCGCCTCGCTCCGCGACGCCCTGGGCGTCCCGCTTCCCGCTGCCTTCGCAGGCATGTCATGA
- a CDS encoding calcium-binding protein, with protein sequence MTLAAAALLTPALVAAPAAAADETCDGRAATIVVPSYGHLRTAPFTGTPGDDVIVGTPRNDMIDGAGGNDVICGLEGADVLAGGAGDDRLFGGLDGAYFPDDDYYADVVAPGPGDDHVDLGADPDAQDIYFADFGHLDRVSYEGATGPVLVDLNAGTATGEGSDTIVVGGPAGVVGSAFDDRITGSAYDDLVQSGAGDDVVDGLGGRDVIAVDTTSADERGLGIVGPEGDDVANGGSGRDTLVSHGGTDVLAGGADNDFLHASVASDGLLRGGTGDDRLEARAAPVVVSAGAGDDEIGYVVRPGVRNEIDGDGGRDSLSLHLAADFAKGTRVRVDRPRDRIRLTGSRTRIRYHQVEEFFGKGRRARWTFVGTRADERFATKQARWVRAFGRGGDDDLLGTTGRDLLDGGPGRDRAYGDKGRDTCVSIERAADCEVRR encoded by the coding sequence ATGACGTTGGCCGCGGCCGCGCTGCTCACACCCGCGCTCGTCGCGGCACCGGCGGCTGCTGCAGACGAGACCTGCGACGGGCGGGCGGCGACGATCGTGGTCCCCAGCTACGGGCACCTCCGGACCGCACCGTTCACGGGCACGCCCGGGGACGACGTCATCGTCGGGACCCCCCGCAACGACATGATCGACGGTGCGGGCGGCAACGACGTCATCTGCGGTCTCGAGGGAGCCGACGTCCTGGCCGGCGGCGCCGGCGACGACCGGCTGTTCGGCGGACTGGACGGGGCCTACTTCCCCGACGACGACTACTACGCCGACGTGGTCGCGCCCGGCCCGGGGGACGACCACGTCGACCTGGGAGCCGACCCCGACGCCCAGGACATCTACTTCGCCGACTTCGGGCACCTCGACCGGGTCAGCTACGAAGGCGCGACCGGGCCGGTCCTCGTGGACCTCAACGCCGGCACCGCCACGGGCGAAGGCAGCGACACCATCGTGGTGGGTGGACCCGCCGGCGTCGTGGGCAGCGCCTTCGACGACCGGATCACCGGATCGGCGTACGACGACCTCGTCCAGTCAGGCGCCGGGGACGACGTCGTCGACGGTCTGGGTGGACGTGACGTGATCGCTGTCGACACGACGAGTGCCGACGAGCGGGGGCTCGGGATCGTCGGCCCCGAGGGCGACGACGTCGCGAACGGCGGCTCGGGCCGCGACACGCTGGTGTCGCACGGCGGCACCGACGTCCTGGCCGGTGGAGCCGACAACGACTTCCTCCACGCGTCGGTGGCTAGCGACGGCCTGCTCCGGGGTGGGACGGGTGATGACCGCCTCGAGGCCCGGGCAGCGCCTGTCGTCGTGTCGGCCGGCGCGGGCGACGACGAGATCGGCTACGTCGTCCGTCCGGGCGTCCGCAACGAGATCGACGGCGACGGCGGACGGGACTCGTTGTCGCTCCACCTGGCCGCGGACTTCGCCAAGGGCACCCGGGTCCGCGTGGACCGCCCCCGCGACCGCATCAGGCTCACGGGTTCGCGCACCCGCATCCGCTACCACCAGGTCGAGGAGTTCTTCGGGAAGGGACGCCGCGCCCGCTGGACCTTCGTCGGCACCCGCGCCGACGAGCGCTTCGCCACCAAGCAGGCACGGTGGGTGCGAGCCTTCGGCCGCGGCGGCGATGACGACCTGCTCGGCACCACCGGCCGCGATCTCCTCGACGGCGGACCCGGACGCGACCGCGCGTATGGCGACAAGGGCCGTGACACCTGTGTCAGCATCGAGCGGGCGGCGGACTGCGAGGTCCGCCGCTGA
- a CDS encoding EcsC family protein produces the protein MGISGRVGKHLAPRITDVAPGLTTGFVREALNRAIAGVGPLPGAAAAADKQLAEQNGDVERAIHEVIENHVRYAGGQGFLTNVGGLVTAAVTIPANITGLTVVQCRMIAGIAHLRGHDLDDPRVRNAILTALLGEESVAQLVKKGKIPAPPMALATAPAHDAGLDKIIAAEVAADLVARIAGKRLAITVGRRVPVVGGLVGMGADGYATWKLGRYADREILPRRR, from the coding sequence ATGGGTATCAGCGGCAGAGTCGGCAAGCACCTCGCTCCTCGGATCACTGACGTGGCGCCTGGTCTGACCACGGGCTTCGTCCGCGAGGCCCTCAACCGCGCGATCGCGGGCGTCGGCCCGCTGCCGGGAGCGGCGGCAGCAGCCGACAAGCAGCTCGCCGAGCAGAACGGCGACGTCGAACGAGCCATCCACGAGGTGATCGAGAACCACGTCCGCTATGCCGGCGGCCAGGGCTTCCTGACCAACGTCGGAGGTCTCGTCACCGCAGCCGTCACGATCCCCGCCAACATCACCGGCCTCACCGTCGTGCAGTGCCGGATGATCGCCGGCATCGCCCACCTCCGGGGCCACGACCTGGACGACCCGCGCGTGCGCAACGCCATCCTCACGGCCCTGCTGGGCGAGGAGAGCGTCGCCCAGCTGGTCAAGAAGGGCAAGATCCCGGCTCCGCCGATGGCCCTCGCCACGGCCCCGGCGCACGACGCCGGTCTCGACAAGATCATCGCCGCCGAGGTGGCCGCCGACCTGGTCGCCCGGATCGCCGGCAAGCGACTCGCGATCACGGTCGGTCGCCGGGTGCCCGTCGTGGGCGGACTCGTCGGCATGGGCGCCGACGGCTATGCGACCTGGAAGCTGGGGCGCTATGCCGACCGCGAGATCCTGCCCCGGCGCCGCTGA
- a CDS encoding hydroxymethylglutaryl-CoA lyase, with product MIPSRVTIYEVGPRDGLQNEKGVISTEVKVEFIQRLVAAGLPIVEATSFVHPKWVPQLADAAEVMTSLADRMGDAGRDLPVLVPNERGLDRALELGLKHVAVFGSATETFAQKNLNRSLDEQFAMFEPTVKRARAAGLDVRAYVSMCFGDPWEGAVPIDQVVGVGKRLFDLGASQLSLGDTIGVGTAGHVKQLIGAFTEAGMRTDDLAMHFHDTYGQALANTFSALQEGISTFDASAGGLGGCPYAKSATGNLATEDLVWLLDGLGIEHGVDLGAVVATSQWMAGHLGRPSPSAVVRALAGPA from the coding sequence ATGATTCCTTCCCGGGTCACGATCTATGAGGTGGGCCCCCGCGACGGACTGCAGAACGAGAAGGGGGTGATCTCGACCGAGGTGAAGGTCGAGTTCATCCAGCGGCTCGTCGCCGCCGGGCTCCCGATCGTCGAGGCGACCAGCTTCGTCCACCCGAAGTGGGTCCCGCAGCTCGCCGATGCCGCCGAGGTGATGACCAGCCTGGCTGACCGAATGGGCGACGCCGGTCGCGACCTGCCGGTCCTCGTCCCCAACGAGCGCGGCCTCGACCGGGCGCTGGAGCTCGGCCTCAAGCACGTCGCCGTCTTCGGCAGCGCCACCGAGACCTTCGCGCAGAAGAACCTCAACCGCTCGCTCGACGAGCAGTTCGCGATGTTCGAGCCGACCGTGAAGCGGGCCCGCGCCGCCGGCCTCGACGTCCGGGCCTACGTCTCCATGTGCTTCGGCGACCCCTGGGAGGGTGCCGTGCCGATCGACCAGGTCGTCGGTGTCGGCAAGCGGCTCTTCGACCTCGGCGCCAGCCAGCTCAGCCTCGGCGACACGATCGGCGTCGGCACGGCCGGGCACGTGAAGCAGCTGATCGGGGCATTCACCGAGGCCGGGATGCGCACCGACGACCTCGCGATGCACTTCCACGACACCTACGGCCAGGCCCTGGCCAACACCTTCTCGGCCCTGCAGGAGGGGATCTCCACCTTCGACGCGAGCGCGGGCGGGTTGGGCGGCTGCCCCTATGCCAAGAGCGCCACGGGCAACCTCGCGACCGAGGACCTGGTCTGGCTGCTCGACGGTCTCGGCATCGAGCACGGCGTCGACCTCGGCGCCGTCGTCGCGACCAGCCAGTGGATGGCCGGACACCTGGGCCGCCCCAGTCCGAGCGCCGTGGTTCGAGCGCTGGCAGGCCCTGCTTGA
- a CDS encoding biotin carboxylase N-terminal domain-containing protein, which translates to MDKLLVANRGEIALRIMRTATSMGLRTVAVFTAADRDAPHVRTADEAVEVSSYLDIDAIVGVARDVGADAIHPGYGFLSERSAFARAIEGADGVRLVGPSADVMDAMGKKDAARDIAIAAGVPVVPSHELPSEVEEGAPSYELPSEVEEGALAPVTKPMHYPVLVKAAAGGGGKGMRIVRGAGDFDAALAAAKREALSAFGDDTILIEKYVERGRHIEVQVIADHHGNVVHLFERDCSTQRRHQKVLEEAPAPTITDAQRDVVTTSAVDLARAVGYTNAGTVEFLLDSDSGEVYFLEMNTRLQVEHPVTEEVVRVRGDKLDLVELQLRVAAGETLGFGQDDVTVAGHAIEARIYAEDSFNGFLPQAGRADLVRWSGSARVDHALESGQVVSTSFDPMLGKVIAWGEDRETARARLLDALDGSAVLGLTTNMGFVRALAASDEFRDATIDTAWLDRAEVPAPSADVPLVLAAWVDAALASPRFAGVAGDPFAPDGWRSAGPSSPTLVALEHAGEVHELVVDVAAGTVDGPDEKRRQVLERELADHVAILSIDGHDERAVVNAQRHVIEVSHRGQRFVLERPDAFADHGPAAGDGTILAPMPGTVLDVLVTVGQQVAEGETLGAMEAMKMELALKAPFAGTVAQVDVVVGQQVALGATLIVVEAAE; encoded by the coding sequence ATGGACAAGCTCCTCGTCGCCAACCGCGGCGAGATCGCGCTGCGGATCATGCGCACGGCCACGTCGATGGGCCTGCGCACCGTCGCCGTGTTCACCGCTGCCGACCGGGACGCACCCCACGTGCGCACGGCCGACGAGGCGGTCGAGGTGTCGAGCTATCTCGACATCGACGCGATCGTCGGCGTCGCCCGCGACGTCGGTGCCGACGCCATCCATCCCGGCTATGGCTTCCTGTCCGAGCGCTCGGCGTTCGCGCGAGCGATCGAGGGCGCCGACGGTGTCCGCCTGGTCGGCCCGAGCGCCGACGTGATGGACGCGATGGGCAAGAAGGACGCCGCTCGTGACATCGCGATCGCCGCGGGGGTGCCGGTGGTGCCGTCCCACGAGCTGCCGTCGGAGGTTGAGGAAGGCGCCCCGTCCTACGAGCTGCCGTCGGAGGTTGAGGAAGGCGCCCTGGCGCCTGTCACGAAACCGATGCACTATCCCGTCCTCGTCAAGGCCGCGGCCGGCGGCGGCGGCAAAGGCATGCGGATCGTGCGCGGCGCCGGCGACTTCGACGCCGCGCTGGCGGCGGCGAAGCGCGAGGCGCTCTCGGCGTTCGGTGACGACACGATCCTGATCGAGAAGTATGTCGAGCGCGGCCGCCACATCGAGGTGCAGGTCATCGCCGACCACCACGGCAACGTGGTCCACCTCTTCGAGCGTGACTGCTCGACCCAGCGACGCCACCAGAAGGTGCTCGAGGAGGCACCCGCCCCGACGATCACCGACGCCCAGCGCGACGTCGTCACCACCAGCGCGGTCGACCTCGCGCGGGCCGTGGGCTACACCAACGCCGGCACCGTGGAGTTCCTGCTCGACAGTGACTCAGGTGAGGTCTACTTCCTGGAGATGAACACCCGGCTCCAGGTCGAGCACCCGGTCACCGAGGAGGTCGTGAGGGTCCGGGGAGACAAGCTCGACCTGGTCGAGCTCCAGCTGCGAGTCGCTGCCGGCGAGACGCTCGGTTTCGGCCAGGACGACGTCACGGTCGCGGGCCACGCGATCGAGGCGCGGATCTATGCCGAGGACTCGTTCAACGGGTTCCTGCCGCAGGCCGGTCGCGCAGACCTGGTGCGCTGGTCCGGCTCGGCACGCGTCGACCATGCCCTCGAGTCCGGCCAGGTCGTCAGCACCAGCTTCGACCCGATGCTCGGCAAGGTGATCGCCTGGGGCGAGGACCGCGAGACGGCGCGCGCGCGACTCCTCGACGCCCTCGACGGGTCGGCCGTGCTCGGCCTGACCACCAACATGGGGTTCGTGCGCGCGCTGGCAGCCAGTGACGAGTTCCGCGACGCGACGATCGACACGGCGTGGCTCGACCGGGCCGAGGTCCCTGCTCCGAGCGCGGACGTGCCCCTGGTGCTGGCGGCCTGGGTCGATGCGGCCCTTGCCAGTCCACGGTTCGCGGGTGTCGCCGGTGACCCGTTCGCACCCGACGGGTGGCGCTCGGCCGGCCCGAGCTCCCCGACCCTGGTCGCGCTCGAGCACGCCGGTGAGGTCCATGAGCTGGTCGTGGACGTCGCGGCCGGCACGGTCGACGGGCCAGATGAAAAGAGGCGTCAGGTGCTCGAACGCGAGCTGGCCGACCACGTCGCCATACTCTCCATCGACGGACACGACGAGCGCGCAGTGGTCAACGCGCAGCGGCACGTGATCGAGGTGTCCCACCGTGGACAGCGGTTCGTCCTCGAGCGCCCCGACGCCTTCGCCGACCACGGACCGGCCGCTGGCGACGGGACCATCCTCGCGCCGATGCCGGGCACGGTGCTCGACGTGCTCGTCACCGTCGGGCAGCAGGTCGCCGAGGGTGAGACGCTGGGTGCCATGGAGGCGATGAAGATGGAGCTCGCACTCAAGGCACCCTTCGCCGGCACCGTCGCCCAGGTCGACGTCGTCGTCGGCCAGCAGGTCGCGCTCGGTGCGACGCTGATCGTGGTGGAGGCGGCCGAATGA